A single region of the Mycobacterium avium subsp. avium genome encodes:
- a CDS encoding cytochrome P450, with the protein MAVLTGESGTDRSRRAYDEIDLSSRAFWSGTAAERERSFAALRAERPVSWHPPVEDSLLPDPTDPGFWAVTRRADIVTVSRNNDVFLSGHGVMFESIPAELLEASQSFLAMDPPRHTKLRKLAHAALSPRQVRRIEDSIKANAKAIVEELRAAGSGCDFVDHCAKELPIRTLSDMMGIPESERERMAHATDALVSWADPEFLNGRPALEVLLENQMYLHQVVGDLATQRRERPGDDLISSLVTAEVDGDRLEDAEVAAFFVLLSVAGNDTTRQTISHTLRALTVFPDEKSWLLEDFDHRIGTAVEEFIRWASPVMTFRRTAAADVELGGQTILAGEKVVMFYPSGNWDTEAFDHPERLNLGRDPNPHVGFGGGGLHFCLGAHVARAQLRAIFSELFRQLPGIQAGEPTYLAGNFVHAIRAMPCTF; encoded by the coding sequence ATGGCCGTGCTGACGGGTGAGTCCGGGACCGATCGATCGCGCCGCGCCTACGACGAGATCGATCTGTCGTCGCGGGCGTTCTGGTCCGGCACCGCCGCGGAGCGGGAACGCTCGTTCGCGGCGCTGCGCGCCGAGCGGCCGGTGAGCTGGCATCCGCCGGTCGAAGACTCGTTGCTGCCCGATCCCACCGATCCCGGCTTCTGGGCGGTCACCCGGCGCGCCGACATCGTGACGGTCAGCCGCAACAACGACGTCTTCCTGTCCGGGCACGGGGTGATGTTCGAGAGCATTCCCGCGGAGCTGCTCGAGGCGTCGCAGTCGTTCCTGGCGATGGACCCGCCGCGGCACACCAAGTTGCGCAAGCTCGCGCACGCCGCGCTCAGTCCCCGCCAGGTGCGCCGCATCGAGGACTCGATCAAGGCCAACGCCAAGGCGATCGTCGAGGAACTGCGCGCCGCCGGCAGCGGCTGTGACTTCGTCGACCACTGCGCCAAGGAGCTACCCATCCGCACGCTTTCGGACATGATGGGCATTCCCGAATCCGAGCGGGAACGCATGGCGCACGCCACCGACGCCCTGGTCTCGTGGGCCGACCCGGAGTTCCTCAACGGGCGCCCGGCGCTGGAAGTCCTGCTGGAAAACCAGATGTATCTGCACCAGGTCGTCGGCGACCTGGCCACCCAGCGCCGCGAGCGGCCCGGCGACGACCTGATCAGCAGCCTGGTCACCGCCGAGGTCGACGGCGACCGCCTGGAGGACGCGGAGGTGGCGGCGTTCTTCGTGCTGCTGTCGGTGGCCGGGAACGACACCACCCGGCAGACCATCAGCCACACCCTCAGGGCGCTCACCGTATTCCCTGACGAAAAGTCTTGGCTGCTCGAGGATTTCGACCACCGCATCGGCACCGCGGTCGAGGAGTTCATCCGCTGGGCGAGCCCGGTGATGACCTTCCGCCGCACCGCGGCAGCCGACGTCGAACTCGGCGGTCAGACCATCCTGGCGGGGGAGAAGGTGGTCATGTTCTATCCGTCCGGCAACTGGGACACCGAGGCGTTCGACCATCCCGAACGGCTGAACCTGGGCCGTGACCCCAACCCGCACGTCGGCTTCGGCGGCGGCGGGCTGCACTTCTGCCTCGGCGCGCACGTGGCCCGGGCGCAGCTGCGGGCCATCTTCTCCGAGTTGTTCCGGCAGCTGCCCGGCATCCAGGCCGGCGAGCCCACCTATTTGGCGGGCAATTTCGTGCACGCCATCCGCGCCATGCCGTGCACCTTCTGA
- a CDS encoding TetR/AcrR family transcriptional regulator: MPSVTRTPPGRRSPGREQRREQLERRLLDATERLMRDGASFTELSVDRLAGAAGISRASFYIYFEDKGHLLRRLASRVFGELTDGARRWWSVAGRHDPDDVRAAMTRIIATYRRHQAVLVALNEMSGYDPLTAQTYREILTGISGQLTRVIEDGQADGSIRPRLAAATTASALTWMVERACQQNLPAQPPAYDAELADTLAEIVWGALYLKPASGS; this comes from the coding sequence ATGCCGTCGGTGACCCGCACGCCGCCGGGCCGCCGCAGCCCGGGCCGCGAGCAGCGCCGCGAGCAGCTGGAGCGCCGGCTGTTGGACGCCACCGAACGGCTGATGCGTGACGGCGCCAGCTTCACCGAGCTCAGCGTGGATCGGCTCGCCGGTGCGGCCGGCATCTCGCGGGCCAGCTTCTACATCTACTTCGAGGACAAGGGCCATCTGCTGCGCCGGCTGGCCAGCCGGGTGTTCGGCGAGCTCACCGACGGCGCGCGGCGCTGGTGGAGTGTGGCCGGGCGGCACGACCCCGACGACGTGCGGGCGGCGATGACCCGCATCATCGCCACCTATCGCCGGCATCAGGCGGTGCTGGTGGCGCTCAACGAGATGTCCGGCTACGACCCGCTGACGGCGCAGACCTACCGCGAGATACTGACCGGCATCTCCGGCCAGCTCACCCGGGTCATCGAAGACGGTCAGGCCGACGGGTCGATCCGCCCGCGGCTGGCCGCGGCCACCACCGCGAGCGCGTTGACCTGGATGGTCGAGCGGGCCTGCCAGCAGAACCTACCGGCCCAGCCGCCCGCCTACGACGCGGAGCTGGCCGACACGCTGGCCGAAATCGTTTGGGGCGCACTGTATCTCAAGCCCGCCTCGGGGAGCTGA
- the proB gene encoding glutamate 5-kinase, translating into MTAHRDAIRTARSLVVKVGTNALTTPAGVFDAGRLAGLADAIEARMKAGTDVVIVSSGAIAAGIEPLGLSRRPRDLATKQAAASVGQVALVNSWSAAFARYGRTVGQVLLSAHDISMRAQHTNAQRTLDRLRALHAVAIVNENDTVATNEIRFGDNDRLSALVAHLVGAEALVLLSDIDGLYDSDPRKTKGAKFIPEVTGAEDLAGVVAGPGSDLGTGGMTSKMSSALLAADAGVPVLLAAAADAASALTDASVGTVFAARAVRMSARRFWVRYAAEAAGALTLDEGAVRAVVHQRRSLLPAGITAVSGRFYAGDVVELRGPDAVPVARGVVAYDATELATMMGRSTSELPGELRRPAVHADDLVAV; encoded by the coding sequence GTGACCGCCCACCGCGACGCCATCCGCACGGCGCGCAGCCTGGTGGTCAAGGTGGGCACCAACGCGTTGACCACCCCGGCCGGGGTGTTCGACGCCGGCCGGCTGGCCGGGCTCGCCGACGCCATCGAGGCGCGGATGAAGGCCGGCACCGACGTCGTCATCGTCTCGTCGGGTGCCATCGCCGCGGGCATCGAGCCGCTCGGATTGTCCCGTCGCCCCAGGGATTTGGCGACCAAGCAGGCCGCGGCCAGCGTCGGTCAGGTGGCACTGGTGAATTCCTGGAGCGCGGCGTTCGCCCGCTACGGCCGCACCGTCGGGCAGGTGCTGCTGAGCGCGCACGACATCTCGATGCGCGCCCAGCACACCAACGCCCAGCGCACCCTGGATCGGCTGCGCGCCCTGCATGCGGTGGCGATCGTCAACGAGAACGACACCGTGGCCACCAACGAGATCCGGTTCGGCGACAACGACCGGCTCTCGGCGCTGGTGGCCCACCTGGTCGGCGCCGAGGCGCTGGTCTTGCTGTCCGACATCGACGGCCTTTACGACTCGGACCCGCGAAAGACCAAGGGAGCCAAGTTCATTCCGGAGGTGACGGGCGCGGAGGATCTGGCCGGCGTGGTCGCCGGCCCGGGCAGCGACCTGGGCACCGGCGGCATGACGTCGAAGATGTCCTCGGCGCTGCTGGCCGCCGACGCCGGGGTGCCCGTGCTGCTGGCCGCCGCGGCCGACGCCGCCAGCGCGCTCACCGACGCTTCGGTCGGCACGGTGTTCGCCGCCCGGGCGGTGCGGATGTCGGCCCGGCGGTTCTGGGTGCGCTACGCCGCCGAGGCGGCCGGCGCGCTGACCCTGGACGAGGGCGCGGTGCGCGCCGTGGTGCATCAGCGCCGCTCGCTGCTGCCCGCGGGTATCACCGCGGTGTCCGGCCGGTTCTACGCCGGCGACGTCGTGGAACTGCGCGGGCCGGACGCGGTGCCGGTGGCCCGCGGCGTGGTGGCCTACGACGCCACCGAACTGGCGACCATGATGGGGCGCTCGACCAGTGAGCTGCCCGGCGAGCTGCGCAGGCCCGCGGTGCACGCCGACGACCTGGTGGCGGTGTGA
- the obgE gene encoding GTPase ObgE produces the protein MPRFVDRVVIHARAGSGGNGCASVHREKFKPLGGPDGGNGGRGGSIVFVVDPQVHTLLDFHFHPHISAPSGKQGMGNNRDGAAGADLEVKVPDGTVVLDENGRLLADLVGAGTRFEAAAGGRGGLGNAALASRARKAPGFALLGEPGETRELTLELKTVADVGLIGFPSAGKSSLVSAISAAKPKIADYPFTTLVPNLGVVSAGEHTFTVADVPGLIPGASAGRGLGLDFLRHIERCAVLVHVIDCATADPGRDPISDIDALEAELAAYTPTLQGDVTLGDLTERPRAVVLNKIDVPEARELAEFVRDEIAERGWPVFLVSTVAREGLQPLTFGLWQMISEYQSAQPEIVPRRPVIRPVPVDDSGFRVEPDPRQPGAFVVSGARPERWVRQTNFDNDEAVGYLADRLARLGVEEELLRLGARPGCAVTIGDMTFDWEPQTPAGQQVVLSGRGTDARLERTERVGAAERKAARRQRRTGDDAERGTTERGENT, from the coding sequence ATGCCTCGGTTCGTCGACCGCGTCGTCATCCATGCGCGCGCCGGGTCCGGGGGCAACGGGTGCGCCTCGGTCCATCGCGAGAAGTTCAAGCCGCTGGGCGGCCCGGACGGGGGCAACGGTGGCCGCGGCGGCAGCATCGTCTTCGTCGTCGACCCCCAGGTGCACACCCTGCTGGACTTCCACTTCCATCCGCACATCAGCGCGCCGTCCGGCAAACAGGGCATGGGCAACAACCGCGACGGCGCCGCCGGCGCCGACCTGGAAGTCAAGGTGCCCGACGGCACCGTCGTGCTCGACGAGAACGGCCGGCTGCTGGCCGATCTGGTGGGCGCGGGCACCCGCTTCGAGGCCGCCGCGGGCGGACGCGGCGGCCTGGGCAACGCCGCGCTGGCGTCGCGGGCCCGCAAGGCTCCCGGGTTTGCGCTGCTGGGCGAGCCGGGCGAAACCCGTGAGCTGACACTGGAACTCAAGACCGTCGCGGACGTCGGCTTGATCGGCTTCCCGTCGGCCGGCAAATCGTCGTTGGTGTCCGCGATCTCGGCGGCCAAGCCCAAGATCGCCGACTACCCGTTCACCACGCTGGTGCCCAACCTGGGCGTGGTGTCGGCCGGCGAGCACACCTTCACCGTCGCCGACGTGCCCGGCCTGATCCCGGGCGCATCAGCGGGCCGCGGCCTGGGCCTGGACTTCCTGCGGCACATCGAGCGCTGCGCGGTGCTGGTGCACGTCATCGACTGCGCCACCGCCGATCCGGGCCGTGACCCGATCTCCGACATCGACGCGCTGGAAGCCGAACTCGCCGCCTACACGCCCACCCTGCAAGGCGACGTGACGCTGGGTGATCTCACCGAGCGGCCCCGCGCGGTGGTGCTCAACAAGATCGACGTGCCCGAGGCGCGCGAACTGGCCGAGTTCGTCCGTGACGAGATCGCCGAGCGCGGCTGGCCGGTGTTCCTGGTGTCGACGGTGGCTCGAGAAGGGTTGCAGCCCTTGACCTTCGGGCTGTGGCAGATGATCTCCGAGTACCAGTCCGCCCAGCCGGAGATCGTGCCGCGGCGCCCGGTGATCCGCCCGGTTCCCGTCGACGACAGCGGTTTTCGGGTGGAACCCGATCCGCGGCAGCCGGGCGCGTTCGTGGTCAGCGGTGCGCGGCCCGAGCGCTGGGTGCGCCAGACCAACTTCGACAACGACGAGGCGGTGGGGTATCTCGCCGACCGGCTGGCCCGGCTCGGCGTCGAAGAGGAGTTGCTGCGGCTGGGCGCGCGACCCGGCTGCGCGGTCACCATCGGGGACATGACGTTCGACTGGGAGCCGCAAACGCCTGCCGGACAACAGGTTGTGCTGTCCGGCCGCGGTACCGACGCGCGGCTGGAGCGCACCGAGCGGGTCGGCGCCGCCGAGCGCAAGGCCGCCCGCAGGCAGCGCCGCACCGGCGACGATGCAGAGCGCGGAACCACAGAACGCGGTGAGAACACGTGA
- the rpmA gene encoding 50S ribosomal protein L27 encodes MAHKKGASSSRNGRDSAAQRLGVKRFGGQIVKAGEIIVRQRGTKFHPGTGVGRGGDDTLFAKQAGAVEFGIKRGRKTVNIVAAGQAAD; translated from the coding sequence ATGGCACACAAGAAGGGCGCTTCCAGCTCGCGCAACGGCCGGGATTCCGCCGCGCAGCGGCTCGGGGTGAAGCGGTTCGGCGGCCAGATCGTCAAGGCCGGCGAGATCATCGTCCGCCAGCGCGGCACCAAGTTCCACCCGGGCACCGGCGTCGGCCGCGGCGGCGACGACACGTTGTTCGCCAAGCAGGCCGGCGCCGTCGAATTCGGCATCAAGCGCGGCCGCAAGACCGTCAACATCGTGGCGGCCGGGCAAGCCGCCGACTGA
- the rplU gene encoding 50S ribosomal protein L21, producing the protein MATYAIVKTGGKQYKVAVGDVVKVEKLDSEPGSNVSLPVALVVDGAKVTSDAAALAKVAVTGEVLEHTKGPKIRIHKFRNKTGYHKRQGHRQQLTVLKVTGIK; encoded by the coding sequence ATGGCGACCTACGCAATCGTCAAGACGGGCGGCAAGCAGTACAAGGTCGCCGTCGGGGACGTGGTCAAAGTCGAGAAGCTCGACTCCGAGCCGGGTTCGAACGTGTCGCTGCCGGTCGCCCTGGTGGTCGACGGCGCCAAGGTGACCAGCGACGCCGCCGCGCTGGCCAAGGTCGCGGTCACCGGCGAGGTGCTCGAGCACACCAAGGGCCCCAAGATCCGCATTCACAAGTTCAGGAACAAGACCGGCTACCACAAGCGTCAGGGACACCGTCAGCAGCTGACGGTCCTCAAGGTCACCGGTATCAAGTAG
- a CDS encoding Rne/Rng family ribonuclease, with amino-acid sequence MVDGAPTADPSEESTRSGDLPDRLRVHSLARTLGTTSKRVLDALSELDGRVRSAHSTVDREDAVRVRDLLAAQPSAEPEPAAEDAASGGPDAGITGEPESRLLLETPDATERPHYMPLFVAPQPLESSDDDGDADETADSDDSDGDDDEQADRPSSRRRRRGRRGRGRGRGEQGGSDGPGDGDDDEPQNRGKKGGQSDGDDDSDSQDAEDADDSDTGDDGSADGGNRRRRRRRRRKSGSGDDNEDGPSPDDPPNTVVHERPPRNGKNGGDDGNGSSSSEIKGIDGSTRLEAKRQRRRDGRDAGRRRPPVLTEAEFLARREAVERVMVVRDRIRTEPPHQGSRYTQIAVLEDGIVVEHFVTSAASASLVGNIYLGIVQNVLPSMEAAFVDIGRGRNGVLYAGEVNWEAAGLGGSDRKIEQALKPGDYVVVQVSKDPVGHKGARLTTQVSLAGRYLVYVPGASSTGISRKLPDTERQRLKEILREVVPSDAGVIIRTASEGVKEDDIRGDVTRLQERWKQIEAKAIEIKEKAAGAAVALYEEPDVLVKVIRDLFNEDFAGLIVSGDDAWNTINEYVNSVAPDLVSKVTKYEPATGPDGTPGPDVFAVHRIDEQLAKAMDRKVWLPSGGTLVIDRTEAMTVIDVNTGKFTGSGGNLEQTVTKNNLEAVEEIVRQLRLRDIGGIVVIDFIDMVLESNRDLVLRRLTEALARDRTRHQVSEVTSLGLVQLTRKRLGTGLVEAFSTSCPNCGGRGILLHADPVDSAPSNGRKSESGGRRGRRKKSKAEEPVVAKVPVHSPGEHPMFKAMAAGSSTQAASDEDESAAEEAGDELERKKAARAEELEAAEDTEDLEDTEDDDEDSDDSDDSDDEDLDDEDIDDEEDLGDDDEDLELDDDDLDTEDSDDSDDSEDSDDSEDQRDPAAERPGVSALGRPRRRRAAGRPAGPPIHAD; translated from the coding sequence GTGGTAGACGGTGCACCGACTGCAGACCCATCAGAAGAATCGACCCGGTCCGGGGACCTGCCCGACCGTTTGAGAGTTCATTCGCTGGCCCGAACGCTGGGAACCACCAGCAAGCGGGTGCTGGACGCGCTCAGCGAGCTGGACGGCCGCGTGCGCAGCGCGCACTCCACGGTGGACCGCGAGGACGCGGTCCGGGTGCGTGACCTGCTCGCCGCCCAGCCGTCGGCAGAACCGGAGCCGGCTGCCGAGGACGCGGCGAGCGGCGGACCGGACGCCGGGATCACCGGCGAACCCGAATCCCGGCTGCTGCTGGAAACCCCCGACGCTACCGAGCGGCCGCATTACATGCCGCTGTTCGTCGCGCCGCAGCCGCTGGAAAGCAGCGACGACGACGGCGATGCCGACGAGACCGCCGACTCCGACGACTCCGACGGCGACGACGACGAGCAGGCCGACCGGCCGTCCAGCCGGCGGCGCCGCCGCGGCCGTCGCGGCCGCGGGCGGGGCCGCGGCGAGCAGGGCGGATCCGACGGGCCGGGCGACGGCGACGACGACGAGCCGCAAAACCGGGGCAAGAAGGGCGGCCAGTCGGACGGCGACGACGACTCCGACAGCCAGGACGCCGAGGACGCCGACGACTCCGACACCGGTGACGACGGCTCGGCCGACGGCGGTAATCGCCGCCGCCGCCGGCGCCGGCGCCGCAAATCCGGGTCCGGCGACGACAACGAGGACGGGCCCTCGCCCGACGATCCGCCCAACACCGTCGTGCACGAGCGGCCTCCCCGCAACGGCAAAAACGGCGGGGACGACGGCAACGGCAGCTCGAGCAGCGAGATCAAGGGCATCGACGGCTCGACCCGGTTGGAGGCCAAGCGGCAACGACGCCGGGACGGCCGCGACGCCGGCCGGCGCCGCCCCCCGGTGCTGACCGAGGCCGAATTCCTGGCGCGTCGCGAGGCCGTCGAACGGGTCATGGTGGTGCGCGACCGGATCCGCACCGAGCCGCCGCATCAGGGCTCGCGGTACACCCAGATCGCGGTGCTCGAGGACGGCATCGTGGTCGAGCACTTCGTCACCTCGGCCGCTTCGGCGTCCCTGGTGGGCAATATCTACCTGGGCATCGTGCAGAACGTGCTGCCCTCGATGGAGGCGGCCTTCGTCGACATCGGCCGCGGCCGCAACGGGGTGCTCTACGCCGGCGAGGTCAACTGGGAGGCCGCAGGGTTGGGCGGATCCGACCGCAAGATCGAGCAGGCGCTCAAACCCGGCGACTACGTCGTCGTCCAGGTCAGCAAGGATCCGGTCGGGCACAAGGGCGCCCGGCTCACCACGCAGGTGTCGTTGGCGGGCCGCTACCTGGTTTACGTGCCGGGGGCGTCCTCGACGGGCATCAGCCGCAAGCTGCCCGACACCGAACGCCAGCGGCTCAAGGAGATCCTGCGCGAGGTGGTGCCGTCGGACGCCGGGGTGATCATCCGGACCGCGTCCGAGGGTGTCAAAGAGGACGACATCCGCGGCGACGTCACCCGGCTGCAGGAGCGCTGGAAGCAGATCGAGGCCAAGGCGATCGAGATCAAGGAGAAGGCGGCCGGCGCGGCGGTGGCGCTCTACGAAGAGCCCGATGTGTTGGTCAAGGTCATCCGCGACCTGTTCAACGAGGACTTCGCCGGCCTGATCGTCTCCGGCGACGACGCCTGGAACACCATCAACGAATACGTGAATTCCGTTGCGCCGGACCTGGTTTCGAAGGTCACCAAGTACGAGCCGGCCACCGGCCCGGACGGCACGCCGGGGCCGGACGTGTTCGCGGTGCACCGCATCGACGAACAACTCGCCAAGGCGATGGACCGCAAGGTGTGGCTGCCGTCGGGCGGCACGCTGGTGATCGACCGGACCGAGGCCATGACGGTGATCGACGTCAACACCGGCAAGTTCACCGGCTCGGGGGGCAACCTGGAGCAGACGGTGACCAAGAACAACCTCGAGGCGGTCGAGGAGATCGTGCGCCAGCTGCGGCTGCGCGACATCGGCGGCATCGTGGTCATCGACTTCATCGACATGGTGCTGGAGTCCAACCGCGACCTGGTGCTGCGCCGGCTGACCGAGGCGCTGGCCCGCGACCGCACCCGTCATCAGGTGTCGGAGGTGACGTCGCTCGGGTTGGTGCAGCTGACCCGCAAGCGGTTGGGCACCGGGCTGGTGGAGGCCTTCTCGACGTCCTGCCCCAACTGCGGCGGCCGTGGCATCCTGCTGCACGCCGACCCGGTGGACTCGGCCCCGTCGAACGGGCGGAAGTCCGAGTCCGGGGGGCGCCGCGGCCGGCGCAAGAAGAGCAAGGCCGAGGAGCCGGTGGTGGCCAAGGTGCCGGTCCACTCGCCCGGCGAGCATCCGATGTTCAAGGCGATGGCCGCCGGCTCGTCCACGCAGGCGGCTTCCGACGAGGACGAATCCGCCGCCGAGGAGGCCGGTGACGAGCTCGAGCGGAAGAAGGCGGCGCGCGCCGAGGAGCTCGAAGCGGCCGAGGACACCGAGGACCTCGAGGACACCGAGGACGACGACGAGGACTCCGACGACTCCGACGACTCCGATGATGAGGACCTCGATGACGAGGACATCGACGACGAGGAAGATCTGGGCGACGACGACGAGGACCTCGAGCTGGACGACGACGACCTGGACACCGAGGACTCCGACGATTCCGACGACTCGGAGGATTCCGACGATTCCGAAGACCAGCGGGACCCGGCGGCCGAGCGCCCGGGCGTTTCGGCCCTCGGCCGGCCACGGCGTCGGCGCGCGGCCGGCCGGCCGGCCGGACCGCCGATCCACGCGGACTGA
- the ndk gene encoding nucleoside-diphosphate kinase has protein sequence MTERTLVLIKPDGVQRQLVGEIIGRIERKGLTLVALELRHVSQDLAAQHYAEHEGKPFFASLLEFITSGPVVAAIVEGPRAIAAFRQLAGGTDPVEKAIPGTIRGDFGLETQFNLVHGSDSVESAKREIGLWFPDA, from the coding sequence GTGACCGAACGGACATTGGTACTGATCAAGCCGGACGGCGTCCAGCGGCAGCTGGTGGGGGAGATCATCGGCCGGATCGAGCGGAAGGGCCTCACCCTCGTCGCGCTGGAGCTGCGGCACGTCAGCCAAGATCTGGCCGCCCAGCATTACGCGGAGCACGAGGGCAAGCCGTTCTTCGCGTCGTTGCTGGAGTTCATCACCTCCGGTCCGGTGGTCGCGGCCATCGTCGAGGGGCCGCGGGCGATCGCGGCGTTCCGGCAGCTCGCCGGGGGAACCGACCCGGTGGAGAAGGCGATTCCCGGCACCATCCGGGGCGATTTCGGGTTGGAGACGCAGTTCAACCTGGTGCACGGGTCCGATTCGGTCGAGTCGGCGAAACGGGAAATCGGGCTCTGGTTTCCCGACGCCTAG
- a CDS encoding DUF4233 domain-containing protein encodes MTRPDPPEGPQQRGAADPWRSFGAVMAATLILEAIVVLLAIPVVGAVGGGLTRVSLGYLIGLAVLLVLLAGVQRRPWAIWVNLGAQAILLAGFAVYPGVGFIGVLFTGLWALIAYFRAEVRRRQG; translated from the coding sequence ATGACCCGGCCCGACCCACCCGAAGGCCCGCAGCAGCGCGGCGCGGCCGACCCGTGGCGCAGCTTCGGCGCGGTGATGGCCGCCACCCTGATCCTGGAGGCCATCGTCGTGCTGCTGGCGATCCCGGTGGTGGGCGCGGTCGGCGGCGGGCTGACGCGGGTGTCGCTGGGCTATCTGATCGGGCTGGCCGTTCTGCTGGTGCTGCTGGCCGGGGTGCAGCGCAGACCGTGGGCGATCTGGGTCAACCTGGGTGCGCAGGCGATCCTGCTGGCCGGCTTCGCCGTGTACCCGGGGGTGGGGTTCATCGGTGTGCTGTTCACCGGGCTGTGGGCGCTGATCGCCTACTTCCGCGCCGAGGTCCGCCGCCGGCAGGGATGA